The following coding sequences are from one Arachis hypogaea cultivar Tifrunner chromosome 7, arahy.Tifrunner.gnm2.J5K5, whole genome shotgun sequence window:
- the LOC112701807 gene encoding nucleotide-sugar uncharacterized transporter 2 isoform X3 encodes MQTSRALEELRASLYNELRTSEGAKRQQQRYCGPVVALSFNFMVAVGIIMANKLVMGKVGFKFPIFLTFVHYLTAWVLLAIFKALSVLPVSPPSKTTPFSSLFALGVVMAFASGLANTSLKYNSIGFYQMAKIAVTPTIVLAEFVLFGKTISFKKVLALAVVSVGVAVATVTDLEFNLFGALVAIAWIIPSAINKILWSSLQQQGNWTALALMWKTTPVTVFFLGALMPWIDPPGVLSFQWDVNNSTAILISALLGFLLQWSGALALGATSATTHVVLGQFKTCVILLGGYLIFNSDPGIVSIGGAVVALTGMSVYTTLNLQESKDNTKQLPKQVVTKSVGEGSTDLNVNSTSIVV; translated from the exons ATGCAAACAA GTAGAGCACTGGAAGAGCTCAGAGCTTCTCTCTACAATGAGCTCCGAACCTCCGAAGGAGCGAAGCGCCAACAGCAAAGATACTGTGGACCGGTGGTTGCATTGTCCTTCAACTTCATGGTTGCTGTTGGGATCATCATGGCAAACAAATTG GTGATGGGGAAAGTTGGATTCAAGTTCCCAATATTCCTCACATTTGTTCACTACCTCACAGCATGGGTTCTCCTAGCAATTTTCAAGGCACTATCAGTGCTTCCTGTGTCACCTCCATCCAAAACAACTCCATTCTCTTCTCTATTTGCATTAGGTGTTGTAATGGCCTTTGCCTCTGGCCTTGCCAACACTAGCCTCAAGTATAACAG TATTGGTTTCTACCAAATGGCTAAAATTGCTGTCACCCCAACAATTGTTCTTGCTGAGTTTGTACTTTTTGGGAAGacaatttcttttaaaaag GTCTTGGCTTTGGCTGTGGTATCAGTAGGTGTAGCAGTTGCAACTGTAACAGATTTAGAGTTCAATTTATTTGGTGCTCTGGTTGCAATTGCATGGATAATACCAAGTGCCATAAATAAGATTTTATGGTCTAGTCTACAACAGCAAGGAAATTGGACTGCCCTGGC GTTGATGTGGAAGACAACCCCAGTGACAGTTTTCTTCCTAGGGGCATTGATGCCATGGATAGATCCTCCAGGAGTCCTATCCTTTCAGTGGGATGTAAACAACTCAACTGCAATCTTGATATCTGCTCTTCTTGGTTTTCTCTTGCAGTGGTCAGGTGCATTGGCATTAGG GGCCACTTCAGCTACCACACATGTTGTGTTAGGACAGTTCAAAACATGTGTGATTCTGCTTGGAGGGTATCTGATATTCAACTCAGATCCTGGGATTGTGAGCATTGGAGGTGCTGTTGTTGCTCTCACTGGAATGTCAGTCTACACAACACTCAACTTGCAAGAATCTAAGGATAACACCAAGCAGCTTCCAAAGCAGGTTGTAACAAAATCTGTTGGTGAAGGCAGCACAGACTTGAATGTAAATAGTACAAGCATTGTTGTCTAA
- the LOC112701807 gene encoding nucleotide-sugar uncharacterized transporter 2 isoform X2: protein MQEKQSGRALEELRASLYNELRTSEGAKRQQQRYCGPVVALSFNFMVAVGIIMANKLVMGKVGFKFPIFLTFVHYLTAWVLLAIFKALSVLPVSPPSKTTPFSSLFALGVVMAFASGLANTSLKYNSIGFYQMAKIAVTPTIVLAEFVLFGKTISFKKVLALAVVSVGVAVATVTDLEFNLFGALVAIAWIIPSAINKILWSSLQQQGNWTALALMWKTTPVTVFFLGALMPWIDPPGVLSFQWDVNNSTAILISALLGFLLQWSGALALGATSATTHVVLGQFKTCVILLGGYLIFNSDPGIVSIGGAVVALTGMSVYTTLNLQESKDNTKQLPKQVVTKSVGEGSTDLNVNSTSIVV from the exons ATGCAGGAGAAGCAG TCAGGTAGAGCACTGGAAGAGCTCAGAGCTTCTCTCTACAATGAGCTCCGAACCTCCGAAGGAGCGAAGCGCCAACAGCAAAGATACTGTGGACCGGTGGTTGCATTGTCCTTCAACTTCATGGTTGCTGTTGGGATCATCATGGCAAACAAATTG GTGATGGGGAAAGTTGGATTCAAGTTCCCAATATTCCTCACATTTGTTCACTACCTCACAGCATGGGTTCTCCTAGCAATTTTCAAGGCACTATCAGTGCTTCCTGTGTCACCTCCATCCAAAACAACTCCATTCTCTTCTCTATTTGCATTAGGTGTTGTAATGGCCTTTGCCTCTGGCCTTGCCAACACTAGCCTCAAGTATAACAG TATTGGTTTCTACCAAATGGCTAAAATTGCTGTCACCCCAACAATTGTTCTTGCTGAGTTTGTACTTTTTGGGAAGacaatttcttttaaaaag GTCTTGGCTTTGGCTGTGGTATCAGTAGGTGTAGCAGTTGCAACTGTAACAGATTTAGAGTTCAATTTATTTGGTGCTCTGGTTGCAATTGCATGGATAATACCAAGTGCCATAAATAAGATTTTATGGTCTAGTCTACAACAGCAAGGAAATTGGACTGCCCTGGC GTTGATGTGGAAGACAACCCCAGTGACAGTTTTCTTCCTAGGGGCATTGATGCCATGGATAGATCCTCCAGGAGTCCTATCCTTTCAGTGGGATGTAAACAACTCAACTGCAATCTTGATATCTGCTCTTCTTGGTTTTCTCTTGCAGTGGTCAGGTGCATTGGCATTAGG GGCCACTTCAGCTACCACACATGTTGTGTTAGGACAGTTCAAAACATGTGTGATTCTGCTTGGAGGGTATCTGATATTCAACTCAGATCCTGGGATTGTGAGCATTGGAGGTGCTGTTGTTGCTCTCACTGGAATGTCAGTCTACACAACACTCAACTTGCAAGAATCTAAGGATAACACCAAGCAGCTTCCAAAGCAGGTTGTAACAAAATCTGTTGGTGAAGGCAGCACAGACTTGAATGTAAATAGTACAAGCATTGTTGTCTAA
- the LOC112701808 gene encoding uncharacterized protein, which translates to MDVTPASGESSSSMVDGCSRDEENCILNEVDSVEVPDNGRVSFGNEESGPHVKDGGDMNVLKQKEKALIDDVASRISELELLERELEVMTSVSEMAFDKQHSVDFYANQLNEQLQAKRHNLLKLESEWDPVRKSLEEKKRSLEDSLYSSNPDLQEMLEKLRECQQEEQLILSEIRKREEEQSKLSADLAKQPKSSSRKSYTEKIKEITKNSRKQDADIERILKETREVQLDSNSIQERLHRTYAVADEIVFREAKKDATGRQIYRLLTSIHQGFEQISQKIMATDRIRREVAEYEMKLAAMTPRSLDANKLHADADIDVVVKENDYFEHPFQEK; encoded by the exons ATGGATGTAACACCTGCTTCCGGTGAATCCTCCTCAAGCATGGTGGATGGTTGTAGCAGGGATGAAGAAAATTGTATATTAAATGAAGTGGATTCGGTTGAAGTACCTGACAATGGAAGAGTTTCATTTGGAAATGAAGAAAGTGGTCCTCATGTTAAAGATGGTGGAGATATGAATGTCTTGAAACAAAAG GAAAAAGCACTCATAGATGACGTGGCTTCAAGAATTTCTGAACTAGAGCTTCTTGAACGAGAATTGGAAGTGATGACATCAGTATCAGAAATGGCATTTGATAAGCAACACTCCGTTGACTTCTATGCCAACCAGTTGAATGAACAACTACAAGCCAAAAGACATAATCTTTTGAAGTTGGAGTCAGAGTG GGATCCAGTAAGAAAAAGtttggaagagaagaagagaagtctCGAGGACTCTTTATATTCAAGTAATCCAGATTTACAAGAAATGCTCGAAAAGTTGCGAGAATGTCAACAGGAAGAACAGCTCATTCTATCCGAAATTAGAAAGAG GGAGGAAGAGCAATCAAAGCTCTCTGCTGATCTTGCGAAGCAGCCAAAATCATCATCGAGGAAATCATACactgaaaaaataaaagagataacAAAAAATAGTCGCAAACAGGATGCTGACATTGAGCGTATCTTGAAAGAAACTAGAGAGGTTCAATTAGACAGTAACTCTATCCAAGAACGCTTGCATCGGACGTATGCTGTTGCTGATGAAATTGTCTTTAG GGAAGCGAAGAAGGATGCTACAGGGAGGCAGATTTATAGGCTCCTCACTAGCATCCACCAAGGTTTTGAACAAATATCTCAGAAAATCATGGCAACTGATAGAATCAGAAGAGAAGTTGCTGAGTATGAAATGAAATTAGCAGCTATGACCCCAAGAAGCTTAGATGCAAACAAACTACATGCTGATGCTGATATCGATGTCGTTGTTAAGGAAAATGATTATTTTGAGCATCCATTCCAGGAGAAGTGA
- the LOC112701806 gene encoding protein MAIN-LIKE 1-like, with protein MGDDPGRLYRLDGVAHIAGVINDEPRRCISSVRRQQGMRLDERYVPYLQMAGLYHLARLNDRWFRLDEPLVSAFVERWRPETHTFHMPFGECTITLQDVAYQLGLPVDGDYVSGCLTDFHIYVEGGRPAWQWFQELLGVLPPENQVQKFAVNCTWFQETFGECPDGADEETVRRFARAYIMMLLGTQLFADKSGNRIHIRWLPYVARLEEMGRYSWASAALAWMYRCMCRVANRHVVKLAGPLQLLQSWIFWRFPTLRPSGYDEISWPLASRWSGYNPGISNKGPRVQMARMQIDLLQPRQFVWMPYSGVDVIQVVHPEVLEPRHTMLWRCRTAVIYFAVVEWHQVDRVLPQFGGVQPIPSPALNIDFLMSKDGRGGDRWFPAQYPDWHLYWQERADYILQFDIVPDPGPSHELLTW; from the exons atgggggacgatccgggaaGGCTTTATCGTCTGGATGGAGTAGCTCATATCGCCGGTGttatcaacgacgag CCTCGTCGTTGCATATCCAGTGTTAGGCGGCAACAGGGAATGCGTCTTGATGAGAGGTATGtcccgtacttgcagatggcggGACTTTACCATCTTGCGAGACTCAACGACAGATGGTTCCGACTAGACGAGCCCCTAGTCAGCGCATTCGTCGAGAGGTGGCGGCctgagacgcacaccttccacatgccgttcggagagtgcactatCACGCTTCAGGACGTCGCATACCAGCTGGGGTTGCCAGTCGACGGAGATTATGTTAGTGGTTGCCTTACGGACTTCCACATTTACGTTGAGGGTGGGAGACCTGCTTGGCagtggttccaggagttgctcgGTGTTTTACCGCCGGAGAACCAGGTGCAGAAATTCGCAGTCAACTGCACCTGGTTTCAGGAGACATTCGGGGAGTGTCCAGATGGGGCAGATGAGGAGACGGTTAGGCGATTTGCCCGGGCGTACATCATGATGTTACTGGGTACGcagctgtttgccgacaagtccggcaaTCGTATACACATCAGATGGCTACCATATGTTGCTCGGCTTGAGGAGATGGGTCGCTATAGTTGGGCGTCGGCTGCACTAGCATGGATGTACAGGTGCATGTGCCGAGTCGCCAACAGACATGTGGTTAAGTTAGCTGGCCCGTTACAGTTATTACAGTCATGGATTTTCTGGCGGTTTCCTACACTTAGACCATCTGGGTATGATGAGATCAGCTGGCCCCTTGCATCGAG ATGGTCTGGTTACAACCCTGGGATTAGCAACAAGGGACCTCGGGTACAGATGGCTCGCATGCAGATCGACTTGCTACAGCCTCGGCAG TTCGTATGGATGCCGTATAGCGGAGTGGACGTCATCCAGGTTGTTCATCCGGAGGTGTTGGAGCCTCGGCATACGATGTTGTGGCGATGCAGGACGGCCGTTATTTATTTTGCGGTTGTCGAGTGGCATCAGGTTGACAGAGTTTTACCTCAGTTTGGCGGCGTTCAGCCCATACCGTCtcccgccctgaacatcgacttcCTGATGTCGAAGGACGGGAGAGGAGGGGACCGTTGGTTCCCGGCACAGTACCCCGATTGGCATCTTTACTGGCAGGAGCGTGCTGATTATATTCTACAGTTTGACATCGTGCCCGACCCTGGTCCGTCGCATGAGTTGTTGACATGGTAG
- the LOC112701807 gene encoding nucleotide-sugar uncharacterized transporter 2 isoform X4, with the protein MVAVGIIMANKLVMGKVGFKFPIFLTFVHYLTAWVLLAIFKALSVLPVSPPSKTTPFSSLFALGVVMAFASGLANTSLKYNSIGFYQMAKIAVTPTIVLAEFVLFGKTISFKKVLALAVVSVGVAVATVTDLEFNLFGALVAIAWIIPSAINKILWSSLQQQGNWTALALMWKTTPVTVFFLGALMPWIDPPGVLSFQWDVNNSTAILISALLGFLLQWSGALALGATSATTHVVLGQFKTCVILLGGYLIFNSDPGIVSIGGAVVALTGMSVYTTLNLQESKDNTKQLPKQVVTKSVGEGSTDLNVNSTSIVV; encoded by the exons ATGGTTGCTGTTGGGATCATCATGGCAAACAAATTG GTGATGGGGAAAGTTGGATTCAAGTTCCCAATATTCCTCACATTTGTTCACTACCTCACAGCATGGGTTCTCCTAGCAATTTTCAAGGCACTATCAGTGCTTCCTGTGTCACCTCCATCCAAAACAACTCCATTCTCTTCTCTATTTGCATTAGGTGTTGTAATGGCCTTTGCCTCTGGCCTTGCCAACACTAGCCTCAAGTATAACAG TATTGGTTTCTACCAAATGGCTAAAATTGCTGTCACCCCAACAATTGTTCTTGCTGAGTTTGTACTTTTTGGGAAGacaatttcttttaaaaag GTCTTGGCTTTGGCTGTGGTATCAGTAGGTGTAGCAGTTGCAACTGTAACAGATTTAGAGTTCAATTTATTTGGTGCTCTGGTTGCAATTGCATGGATAATACCAAGTGCCATAAATAAGATTTTATGGTCTAGTCTACAACAGCAAGGAAATTGGACTGCCCTGGC GTTGATGTGGAAGACAACCCCAGTGACAGTTTTCTTCCTAGGGGCATTGATGCCATGGATAGATCCTCCAGGAGTCCTATCCTTTCAGTGGGATGTAAACAACTCAACTGCAATCTTGATATCTGCTCTTCTTGGTTTTCTCTTGCAGTGGTCAGGTGCATTGGCATTAGG GGCCACTTCAGCTACCACACATGTTGTGTTAGGACAGTTCAAAACATGTGTGATTCTGCTTGGAGGGTATCTGATATTCAACTCAGATCCTGGGATTGTGAGCATTGGAGGTGCTGTTGTTGCTCTCACTGGAATGTCAGTCTACACAACACTCAACTTGCAAGAATCTAAGGATAACACCAAGCAGCTTCCAAAGCAGGTTGTAACAAAATCTGTTGGTGAAGGCAGCACAGACTTGAATGTAAATAGTACAAGCATTGTTGTCTAA
- the LOC112701807 gene encoding nucleotide-sugar uncharacterized transporter 2 isoform X1, with amino-acid sequence MGWFDLLWREEGRKLIKRKDSDAGEAGRALEELRASLYNELRTSEGAKRQQQRYCGPVVALSFNFMVAVGIIMANKLVMGKVGFKFPIFLTFVHYLTAWVLLAIFKALSVLPVSPPSKTTPFSSLFALGVVMAFASGLANTSLKYNSIGFYQMAKIAVTPTIVLAEFVLFGKTISFKKVLALAVVSVGVAVATVTDLEFNLFGALVAIAWIIPSAINKILWSSLQQQGNWTALALMWKTTPVTVFFLGALMPWIDPPGVLSFQWDVNNSTAILISALLGFLLQWSGALALGATSATTHVVLGQFKTCVILLGGYLIFNSDPGIVSIGGAVVALTGMSVYTTLNLQESKDNTKQLPKQVVTKSVGEGSTDLNVNSTSIVV; translated from the exons ATGGGGTGGTTTGATTTGCTGTGGAGAGAAGAGGGAAGAAAACTCATCAAAAGAAAAGATAGTGATGCAGGAGAAGCAG GTAGAGCACTGGAAGAGCTCAGAGCTTCTCTCTACAATGAGCTCCGAACCTCCGAAGGAGCGAAGCGCCAACAGCAAAGATACTGTGGACCGGTGGTTGCATTGTCCTTCAACTTCATGGTTGCTGTTGGGATCATCATGGCAAACAAATTG GTGATGGGGAAAGTTGGATTCAAGTTCCCAATATTCCTCACATTTGTTCACTACCTCACAGCATGGGTTCTCCTAGCAATTTTCAAGGCACTATCAGTGCTTCCTGTGTCACCTCCATCCAAAACAACTCCATTCTCTTCTCTATTTGCATTAGGTGTTGTAATGGCCTTTGCCTCTGGCCTTGCCAACACTAGCCTCAAGTATAACAG TATTGGTTTCTACCAAATGGCTAAAATTGCTGTCACCCCAACAATTGTTCTTGCTGAGTTTGTACTTTTTGGGAAGacaatttcttttaaaaag GTCTTGGCTTTGGCTGTGGTATCAGTAGGTGTAGCAGTTGCAACTGTAACAGATTTAGAGTTCAATTTATTTGGTGCTCTGGTTGCAATTGCATGGATAATACCAAGTGCCATAAATAAGATTTTATGGTCTAGTCTACAACAGCAAGGAAATTGGACTGCCCTGGC GTTGATGTGGAAGACAACCCCAGTGACAGTTTTCTTCCTAGGGGCATTGATGCCATGGATAGATCCTCCAGGAGTCCTATCCTTTCAGTGGGATGTAAACAACTCAACTGCAATCTTGATATCTGCTCTTCTTGGTTTTCTCTTGCAGTGGTCAGGTGCATTGGCATTAGG GGCCACTTCAGCTACCACACATGTTGTGTTAGGACAGTTCAAAACATGTGTGATTCTGCTTGGAGGGTATCTGATATTCAACTCAGATCCTGGGATTGTGAGCATTGGAGGTGCTGTTGTTGCTCTCACTGGAATGTCAGTCTACACAACACTCAACTTGCAAGAATCTAAGGATAACACCAAGCAGCTTCCAAAGCAGGTTGTAACAAAATCTGTTGGTGAAGGCAGCACAGACTTGAATGTAAATAGTACAAGCATTGTTGTCTAA